From the genome of Ananas comosus cultivar F153 linkage group 18, ASM154086v1, whole genome shotgun sequence, one region includes:
- the LOC109724303 gene encoding alpha-taxilin isoform X2 produces MESSSPANRLPEADSLPDGFVESSAEPAAAEPPQPPPPQDYNGSLLDLDRPGDPAVEGLPLSLAPETLDPEGVADRFAKLATSADSSMEKGGLDSTQERIAVADRVAEAEGASSPRDERSCERETNLCLELHTASLKENKEENAERVKNQKDSSEPKPKVSKRGAKSEKELLEFTLKYQKVIAERDAAVAVRERLESLCRELQRQNKMLMEECQRVSTEGQNMRLDLSTKFNNAIKDVSSKLEEQKDECLTQLRENEMLRNKLKHLADQYTLAEQQFGQKLKQKILELELADLKIQQHQERSAQEQTQMQLYAEQISQLMATEKSLRLQLAADEEKFRSFQDALSKSNDVFEALKVEMEKMVKLIKELKKENEFLKGKCEKSDVALVKLIEDRELMKKQFEKAKNQKEKLESLCRSLQAERKHSSAEGNADPVTIPLDAVNDP; encoded by the exons ATGGAGTCGTCCTCACCGGCGAACCGCCTCCCTGAAGCCGACTCTCTCCCCGACGGATTCGTCGAGAGCTCTGCCGAGCCCGCCGCGGCGGAGCCGCCGcagcctccgccgccgcaggaCTACAACGGCTCTCTCCTCGACCTCGACCGCCCCGGTGACCCCGCCGTGGAGGGGCTCCCTCTCTCGCTCGCGCCCGAAACCCTAGATCCCGAGGGCGTCGCGGATCGTTTCGCAAAGCTCGCGACCTCCGCGGATTCGTCGATGGAGAAGGGGGGCCTCGATTCGACGCAGGAGAGGATCGCGGTCGCGGATCGTGTGGCGGAAGCGGAGGGCGCAAGTTCTCCCCGCGACGAACGTAGTTGCGAGAGAG AGACTAACTTGTGTTTGGAGTTGCATACTGCCAGCCTCAaggaaaacaaagaagaaaatgcTGAGCGTGTGAAAAACCAGAAG GATAGTAGTGAACCAAAGCCTAAAGTTTCGAAGCGTGGCGCAAAATCAGAAAAGGAGTTATTGGAGTTCACTCTGAAGTATCAAAAAGTAATTGCAGAGAGGGATGCAG CGGTTGCAGTTCGAGAAAGGCTTGAGTCATTATGTAGGGAACTGCAGCGCCAAAATAAAATGCTTATG GAAGAATGTCAAAGAGTGTCAACAGAGGGACAGaatatgaggctagatttgtctacaaaatttaacaatGCCATCAAG GATGTAAGCAGTAAGCTTGAGGAACAGAAGGATGAATGCCTTACCCAATTAAGGGAAAATGAAAT gcttagaaataaattaaaacaccTTGCCGACCAGTATACTCTTGCTGAACAGCAATTTGGCCAAAAG TTGAAGCAAAAAATTTTGGAACTTGAGCTTGCTGATCTCAAAATTCAACAACATCAAGAAAGATCAGCTCAGGAACAAACCCAGATGCAGCTGTATGCTGAACAAATTTCGCAGCTTATGGCCACTGAGAAGAGTTTACGCTTACAGCTGGCTGCCGATGAAGAAAAATTTCGGTCATTTCAG GATGCTTTGTCCAAAAGCAATGACGTCTTTGAAGCACTAAAAGTGGAGATGGAAAAG ATGGTGAAGTTGATTAAGGAACTTAAAAAGGAGAATGAATTCTTAAAGGGCAAATGTGAGAAGTCAGATGTTGCATTGGTGAAGCTCATTGAGGAC CGCGAACTTATGAAGAAGCAATTCGAGAAAGCAAAGAATCAAAAAGAGAAGCTTGAGTCCTTGTGTCGGTCGCTACAAGCAGAGAGGAAACATAGCTCAGCTGAGGGTAATGCTGATCCAGTTACCATTCCACTCGATGCGGTTAATGACCCCTAA
- the LOC109724302 gene encoding L-type lectin-domain containing receptor kinase VIII.2, whose amino-acid sequence MQQQKQQKQKQRQQKQLLANNNKKKNISLFCFFLVVQSFVSGKSARATKFDFATLTLGSLKLLGDAHLRNGSIRLTRDLPVPTSGAGRALFADPVPLRHPSSGQPLPFSTSFAFSVTLLNPSSAGGGLAFLLSPDDHSLGDSGPFLGLLNSSSSSASSASIVAVEFDTLMDVEFDDINGNHVGVDVGSVVSAAASDLDLAGVDLKSGELVNAWVDFTELGALRVFVSYAAQRPADPVLEFPVDLAQFPYDAAFVGFSASTQGSTEIHSIEWWSFASSSPDPVPVPSPASTPPPNPIVAPSPPHSIAPATSSAAAAESPGDASHYPPPSSPSACQSNGLCRQGPAAVAGVATAGAFVLAAFAGLGFWVFARRSARSSSYSSPRTWGEIAAASEIVKAPREFAYRELCVATRDFDPSRIIGHGAFGTVYKGIIMETGAMVAVKRCIRSHRGGGAGAAEARAEFLSELSIIAGLRHRNLVRLIGWCHEKGEILLVYDYMLHGSLDKALFDPGAPPLPWRHRREILVGVASALAYLHWECERQVIHRDVKSSNVMLGEGYHARLGDFGLARQAEHGGGPASSPGAGAAAAAGTMGYLAPEYLLTGRATAEADVFSFGALVLEVACGRRPIDGVGAGVPGPGAGARRLSNLVEWVWGLHGEGRILEAVDVRMEGGGEYEEGEMRRVLLVGLACSSPDPAMRPGMRSVVQMLSGESEPPFVPETKPSTSFISANHHLLLSLQDSVSDYNAIGLNLSGSSASSSSSLTSTLGGGGGGGGGGGGGWTLS is encoded by the coding sequence ATGCAACAGCagaagcagcagaagcagaagcagaggcAGCAGAAGCAATTACTCGccaataataataagaagaagaatataTCGCTTTTCTGCTTCTTCCTCGTCGTGCAATCTTTTGTATCCGGCAAGAGCGCGCGCGCGACGAAATTCGACTTCGCGACATTGACGCTGGGGAGCCTGAAACTCCTCGGCGACGCGCACCTGAGGAACGGCAGCATCCGGCTCACGCGGGACCTCCCCGTGCCGACGTCGGGCGCGGGTCGCGCCCTCTTCGCGGATCCGGTCCCGCTCCGCCACCCGTCTTCGGGGCAGCCCCTCCCCTTCTCCACCTCCTTCGCATTCTCCGTCACCCTCCTCAACCCCTCCTCCGCCGGCGGCGGCCTCgccttcctcctctcccccgaCGACCACTCCCTCGGCGACTCCGGCCCCTTCCTCGGCCTCCTcaattcctcctcctcctccgcctcctccgcctcgatCGTCGCCGTCGAGTTCGATACGTTGATGGACGTCGAATTCGACGACATTAACGGCAACCACGTGGGCGTCGACGTCGGCAGCGTCGTCTCCGCCGCGGCGTCCGATCTCGACCTCGCGGGCGTGGATTTGAAGAGCGGCGAGCTCGTCAACGCGTGGGTCGACTTCACCGAGCTCGGCGCGCTCCGCGTCTTCGTCTCCTACGCCGCGCAGCGCCCCGCCGACCCCGTGCTCGAGTTCCCCGTCGATCTCGCGCAGTTCCCCTACGACGCCGCGTTCGTGGGCTTCTCCGCGTCCACGCAGGGGAGCACCGAGATCCACAGCATCGAGTGGTGGAgcttcgcctcctcctcccccgacCCCGTCCCCGTCCCCTCCCCTGCTTCTACTCCGCCCCCCAACCCCATCGTCGCCCCGTCCCCGCCCCATTCGATCGCCcccgccacctcctccgccgcagcGGCTGAGAGCCCTGGCGACGCGAGCCACTATCCGCCCCCGTCGTCGCCGTCGGCGTGCCAGAGCAATGGGCTGTGCCGGCAGGGCCCCGCCGCCGTGGCCGGGGTGGCGACCGCGGGGGCGTTCGTGCTCGCCGCCTTCGCCGGGCTGGGCTTCTGGGTCTTCGCTCGAAGGTCGGCGAGGtcctcctcctactcctcgCCCCGCACGTGGGGCGAGATCGCCGCGGCGTCCGAGATCGTGAAGGCCCCGAGGGAGTTCGCCTACCGCGAGCTCTGCGTCGCCACGAGGGACTTCGACCCCTCCCGGATCATCGGCCACGGCGCGTTCGGGACGGTGTACAAGGGGATAATCATGGAGACGGGCGCCATGGTGGCCGTGAAGCGGTGCATCCGGAGccaccgcggcggcggcgcgggggcggcggaggcgcgggCGGAGTTCCTCTCGGAGCTCTCCATCATCGCGGGGCTCCGGCACCGGAACCTGGTGCGCCTCATCGGGTGGTGCCACGAGAAGGGGGAGATCCTGCTCGTCTACGACTACATGCTCCACGGGAGCCTCGACAAGGCGCTGTTCGACCCGGGCGCCCCGCCGCTGCCGTGGCGCCACCGCAGGGAGATCCTGGTCGGGGTGGCCTCGGCGCTCGCCTACCTCCACTGGGAGTGCGAGCGCCAGGTGATCCACCGCGACGTCAAGTCCAGCAACGTCATGCTCGGCGAGGGCTACCACGCGCGCCTCGGCGACTTCGGCCTCGCGCGCCAGGCCGAGCACGGCGGCGGCCCCGCCTCCTcccccggcgccggcgccgccgccgccgcgggcaCCATGGGCTACCTCGCCCCCGAGTACCTCCTCACGGGCCGCGCCACCGCCGAGGCCGACGTGTTCTCCTTCGGCGCCCTCGTCCTCGAGGTCGCCTGCGGCCGCCGCCCCATCGacggcgtcggcgccggcgtCCCCGGCCCCGGCGCCGGCGCGCGGCGGCTGAGCAACCTGGTGGAGTGGGTGTGGGGGCTTCACGGGGAGGGGAGGATTCTGGAAGCAGTGGACGTGAGGATGGAGGGTGGTGGGGAGTACGAGGAGGGGGAGATGAGGCGGGTGTTGTTGGTGGGGTTGGCGTGCTCGAGCCCCGACCCGGCTATGAGGCCCGGAATGAGGAGTGTGGTGCAGATGCTGAGCGGCGAATCCGAGCCGCCATTCGTGCCGGAGACGAAGCCGTCGACGAGCTTCATCAGCGCcaaccaccacctcctcctcagCCTCCAGGATAGCGTGTCGGATTACAACGCCATCGGCCTCAACCTATCCGGCTCTTCCGCCtcgtcttcctcttctcttACCAGCACtcttggcggcggcggcggcggcggcggtggcggcggcgggggatgGACTCTTTCCTAG
- the LOC109724305 gene encoding lipid phosphate phosphatase gamma, chloroplastic, whose translation MASEFEEVAPPIPPALKAVTLTHVRYRRGDPLGHFLAWISLIPVFISLGGFVSHFLFRRELQGIFFALGLIVSQFLNELIKSSVRQSPLETCDSHGWPSSHSQYMFFFATYLTLLCLGKRRRGGSGRLLALLPWPPAILTMYSRVYLGYHTVAQVFAGAAIGVVFGALWYWIVNTVLVEYFPMIEESALGRYFYIKDTSHIQDVLKFEYDNARAARKKVATD comes from the exons ATGGCGTCGGAGTTCGAGGAGGTGGCGCCGCCGATACCGCCGGCGCTGAAGGCGGTGACCCTGACCCACGTCCGGTACCGGCGCGGCGACCCCCTCGGGCACTTCCTGGCGTGGATCTCCCTCATCCCCGTGTTCATCAGCCTCGGGGGCTTCGTCTCCCACTTCCTCTTCCGCCGCGAGCTCCAGGGCATCTTCTTCGCCCTCGGCCTCATCGTCTCCCAGTTCCTCAACGAGCTCATCAAGTCCTCCGTGCGCCAGTCCCCCCTCGAGACCTGCGACTCGCACGGGTGGCCCTCCAGCCACTCCCAGTACATGTTCTTCTTCGCCACCTACCTCACCCTCCTCTGCCTCGGcaagcgccgccgcggcggatcCGGCCgcctcctcgccctcctcccgTGGCCCCCGGCGATCCTCACCATGTATTCTAGGGTTTACCTCGGCTACCACACCGTCGCGCAG GTTTTTGCAGGGGCGGCGATCGGGGTCGTGTTCGGGGCGTTGTGGTACTGGATCGTGAATACTGTGCTAGTGGAGTACTTCCCCATGATCGAGGAGAGCGCTCTGGGGAGGTATTTTTACATCAAGGACACGTCGCATATTCAGGATGTGCTCAAGTTTGAGTACGATAATGCGAGGGCTGCTCGGAAGAAAGTGGCTACAGATTGA
- the LOC109724303 gene encoding alpha-taxilin isoform X1 yields MESSSPANRLPEADSLPDGFVESSAEPAAAEPPQPPPPQDYNGSLLDLDRPGDPAVEGLPLSLAPETLDPEGVADRFAKLATSADSSMEKGGLDSTQERIAVADRVAEAEGASSPRDERSCERETNLCLELHTASLKENKEENAERVKNQKDSSEPKPKVSKRGAKSEKELLEFTLKYQKVIAERDAGKFQLSVAVRERLESLCRELQRQNKMLMEECQRVSTEGQNMRLDLSTKFNNAIKDVSSKLEEQKDECLTQLRENEMLRNKLKHLADQYTLAEQQFGQKLKQKILELELADLKIQQHQERSAQEQTQMQLYAEQISQLMATEKSLRLQLAADEEKFRSFQDALSKSNDVFEALKVEMEKMVKLIKELKKENEFLKGKCEKSDVALVKLIEDRELMKKQFEKAKNQKEKLESLCRSLQAERKHSSAEGNADPVTIPLDAVNDP; encoded by the exons ATGGAGTCGTCCTCACCGGCGAACCGCCTCCCTGAAGCCGACTCTCTCCCCGACGGATTCGTCGAGAGCTCTGCCGAGCCCGCCGCGGCGGAGCCGCCGcagcctccgccgccgcaggaCTACAACGGCTCTCTCCTCGACCTCGACCGCCCCGGTGACCCCGCCGTGGAGGGGCTCCCTCTCTCGCTCGCGCCCGAAACCCTAGATCCCGAGGGCGTCGCGGATCGTTTCGCAAAGCTCGCGACCTCCGCGGATTCGTCGATGGAGAAGGGGGGCCTCGATTCGACGCAGGAGAGGATCGCGGTCGCGGATCGTGTGGCGGAAGCGGAGGGCGCAAGTTCTCCCCGCGACGAACGTAGTTGCGAGAGAG AGACTAACTTGTGTTTGGAGTTGCATACTGCCAGCCTCAaggaaaacaaagaagaaaatgcTGAGCGTGTGAAAAACCAGAAG GATAGTAGTGAACCAAAGCCTAAAGTTTCGAAGCGTGGCGCAAAATCAGAAAAGGAGTTATTGGAGTTCACTCTGAAGTATCAAAAAGTAATTGCAGAGAGGGATGCAGGCAAGTTTCAACTGT CGGTTGCAGTTCGAGAAAGGCTTGAGTCATTATGTAGGGAACTGCAGCGCCAAAATAAAATGCTTATG GAAGAATGTCAAAGAGTGTCAACAGAGGGACAGaatatgaggctagatttgtctacaaaatttaacaatGCCATCAAG GATGTAAGCAGTAAGCTTGAGGAACAGAAGGATGAATGCCTTACCCAATTAAGGGAAAATGAAAT gcttagaaataaattaaaacaccTTGCCGACCAGTATACTCTTGCTGAACAGCAATTTGGCCAAAAG TTGAAGCAAAAAATTTTGGAACTTGAGCTTGCTGATCTCAAAATTCAACAACATCAAGAAAGATCAGCTCAGGAACAAACCCAGATGCAGCTGTATGCTGAACAAATTTCGCAGCTTATGGCCACTGAGAAGAGTTTACGCTTACAGCTGGCTGCCGATGAAGAAAAATTTCGGTCATTTCAG GATGCTTTGTCCAAAAGCAATGACGTCTTTGAAGCACTAAAAGTGGAGATGGAAAAG ATGGTGAAGTTGATTAAGGAACTTAAAAAGGAGAATGAATTCTTAAAGGGCAAATGTGAGAAGTCAGATGTTGCATTGGTGAAGCTCATTGAGGAC CGCGAACTTATGAAGAAGCAATTCGAGAAAGCAAAGAATCAAAAAGAGAAGCTTGAGTCCTTGTGTCGGTCGCTACAAGCAGAGAGGAAACATAGCTCAGCTGAGGGTAATGCTGATCCAGTTACCATTCCACTCGATGCGGTTAATGACCCCTAA